A genomic segment from Brienomyrus brachyistius isolate T26 chromosome 9, BBRACH_0.4, whole genome shotgun sequence encodes:
- the LOC125749187 gene encoding guanylate-binding protein 1-like isoform X12, with protein sequence MFEVEQPLLSLVVDPQPEVPHTLTRTLVTRISSGSVPRVSTMESPMCLIENAGTLRVVPEALSYLMGVSQPVVVVAIVGLYRTGKSYLLNKLAGKQKGFALGATIQSKTKGIWMWCVPHPVKKDHTLVLLDTEGLGDVEKGDQKNDAWIFALSILLSSTLVYNSRGTIDNHAVENLQYVTELTERIKVKSPASASSAEDDDDEADAQFVQFFPSFVWAVRDFTLLLEIDGKKVNDAEYLEHALALKKGRDRKTVDYNLPRECIRNYFPTRRCFVFETPAAPDKMAHLESIEESQLSSSFKAVSLMFCKYIYQESPVKRVKGGLPVTGRMLGHLAKTYVETIASGGVPCLENAVVALTQIENEAAVQEGLQVYRNGMKEVTFPVGMEEISKQHRHWDSQAIKAFSNRSFKDEKGEYMKKLLETINEVYAALLAENEEASEELCRQLLSQLSQPMATKLENGSYAKPGGYELYCVDRQALLDEYNRKPNKGVKAEKVLENFLKEKSTESTSVMQSDKQLTEKEKKINEEELRSLKLEQEKRRETQERQIAEQMLEEQGLRHQETVHHLKMMWFCWFHRTVTFSSHWDSSQPSVKHLG encoded by the exons CAGGTTCTGTGCCCAGAGTTTCCACAATGGAGTCCCCAATGTGTTTGATCGAAAACGCCGGGACCTTGCGAGTTGTCCCTGAAGCATTGTCTTATCTGATGGGGGTCAGTCAGCCCGTCGTGGTTGTGGCCATAGTGGGCTTGTACCGCACTGGCAAGTCCTACCTGCTGAACAAGCTGGCAGGAAAGCAGAAGG GTTTTGCCCTGGGAGCCACCATACAGTCCAAAACTAAGGGCATCTGGATGTGGTGTGTACCTCACCCCGTTAAAAAGGACCACACTCTGGTGCTCCTGGACACCGAGGGGCTGGGAGATGTGGAGAAG GGAGACCAGAAGAATGATGCCTGGATTTTCGCTCTTTCCATTCTTTTGAGCAGCACTCTGGTCTACAACAGCAGAGGAACCATAGACAACCATGCAGTGGAAAACCTGCA ATATGTCACAGAGCTGACAGAGCGGATCAAGGTTAAATCGCCTGCCAGTGCTTCATCTgctgaggatgatgatgatgaggcaGATGCCCAGTTTGTGCAGTTCTTCCCCAGTTTTGTATGGGCTGTGCGGGATTTCACTTTGTTGCTAGAAATTGATGGGAAGAAAGTAAATGATGCAGAGTATCTGGAACATGCGCTTGCCCTTAAGAAAG GAAGGGACAGGAAGACAGTTGACTATAACCTCCCCCGAGAGTGCATTCGGAATTACTTCCCAACAAGGAGATGCTTTGTGTTTGAAACCCCAGCCGCTCCGGATAAAATGGCCCACCTTGAGTCCATTGAAGAAAGTCAGCTAAGTTCATCATTTAAGGCTGTTTCTCTTATGTTCTGCAAGTACATCTACCAGGAAAGTCCAGTAAAAAGAGTGAAAGGTGGACTTCCAGTCACAGGAAGGA TGCTTGGCCACTTGGCAAAGACCTACGTGGAGACCATTGCTAGTGGTGGTGTTCCCTGTCTGGAGAATGCTGTGGTTGCCCTGACCCAGATTGAAAACGAGGCAGCTGTGCAGGAAGGATTGCAGGTGTACAGAAATGGCATGAAGGAGGTCACCTTCCCAGTAGGCATGGAGGAGATATCCAAGCAGCACCGACACTGGGATTCCCAGGCCATCAAAGCATTCTCAAACCGATCCTTTAAAGATGAGAAGGGCGAATACATGAAAAAACTACTG GAAACCATCAATGAAGTTTATGCTGCGCTTCTTGCTGAAAACGAGGAAGCCTCAGAAGAACTTTGCAGACAGCTGCTTTCACAGCTTTCTCAGCCAATGGCCACGAAATTGGAGAATGGATCCTATGCTAAACCGGGTGGGTATGAGCTTTATTGTGTGGACCGCCAAGCTTTACTGGATGAATACAACAGAAAGCCCAACAAAGGAGTCAAG GCAGAAAAAGTCCTGGAGAACTTTCTAAAGGAAAAGAGCACAGAATCTACTTCAGTCATGCAGTCTGATAAACAACTCACTGAGAAGGAGAAGAAAATCAATG AGGAGGAGTTGAGATCTCTCAAATTGGAGCAGGAGAAGAGAAGGGAAACTCAAGAACGTCAGATAGCAGAACAGATGCTTGAGGAGCAAGGTTTACGTCACCAGGAGACCGTACATCATCTGAAG atgatgtggttctgttggtttcatcggaccgtgaccttcagctctcactgggacagttcacagccgagtgtgaagcatctgggatga
- the LOC125749187 gene encoding guanylate-binding protein 1-like isoform X1, which yields MFEVEQPLLSLVVDPQPEVPHTLTRTLVTRISSGSVPRVSTMESPMCLIENAGTLRVVPEALSYLMGVSQPVVVVAIVGLYRTGKSYLLNKLAGKQKGFALGATIQSKTKGIWMWCVPHPVKKDHTLVLLDTEGLGDVEKGDQKNDAWIFALSILLSSTLVYNSRGTIDNHAVENLQYVTELTERIKVKSPASASSAEDDDDEADAQFVQFFPSFVWAVRDFTLLLEIDGKKVNDAEYLEHALALKKGRDRKTVDYNLPRECIRNYFPTRRCFVFETPAAPDKMAHLESIEESQLSSSFKAVSLMFCKYIYQESPVKRVKGGLPVTGRMLGHLAKTYVETIASGGVPCLENAVVALTQIENEAAVQEGLQVYRNGMKEVTFPVGMEEISKQHRHWDSQAIKAFSNRSFKDEKGEYMKKLLETINEVYAALLAENEEASEELCRQLLSQLSQPMATKLENGSYAKPGGYELYCVDRQALLDEYNRKPNKGVKAEKVLENFLKEKSTESTSVMQSDKQLTEKEKKINEEELRSLKLEQEKRRETQERQIAEQMLEEQGLRHQETVHHLKEKMKREAAEAQQEMELALQSKLQEQNVLMATGFKAKEAAMEEEIQRLQVGINEAKQKREMDMMGTVKDVMTVISTGLDTYYGYKKTREQRKLLAQKHQMSKGVKTPRQDANPTKNQSKSSVQNKSAQGVSTPSQKDGTSV from the exons CAGGTTCTGTGCCCAGAGTTTCCACAATGGAGTCCCCAATGTGTTTGATCGAAAACGCCGGGACCTTGCGAGTTGTCCCTGAAGCATTGTCTTATCTGATGGGGGTCAGTCAGCCCGTCGTGGTTGTGGCCATAGTGGGCTTGTACCGCACTGGCAAGTCCTACCTGCTGAACAAGCTGGCAGGAAAGCAGAAGG GTTTTGCCCTGGGAGCCACCATACAGTCCAAAACTAAGGGCATCTGGATGTGGTGTGTACCTCACCCCGTTAAAAAGGACCACACTCTGGTGCTCCTGGACACCGAGGGGCTGGGAGATGTGGAGAAG GGAGACCAGAAGAATGATGCCTGGATTTTCGCTCTTTCCATTCTTTTGAGCAGCACTCTGGTCTACAACAGCAGAGGAACCATAGACAACCATGCAGTGGAAAACCTGCA ATATGTCACAGAGCTGACAGAGCGGATCAAGGTTAAATCGCCTGCCAGTGCTTCATCTgctgaggatgatgatgatgaggcaGATGCCCAGTTTGTGCAGTTCTTCCCCAGTTTTGTATGGGCTGTGCGGGATTTCACTTTGTTGCTAGAAATTGATGGGAAGAAAGTAAATGATGCAGAGTATCTGGAACATGCGCTTGCCCTTAAGAAAG GAAGGGACAGGAAGACAGTTGACTATAACCTCCCCCGAGAGTGCATTCGGAATTACTTCCCAACAAGGAGATGCTTTGTGTTTGAAACCCCAGCCGCTCCGGATAAAATGGCCCACCTTGAGTCCATTGAAGAAAGTCAGCTAAGTTCATCATTTAAGGCTGTTTCTCTTATGTTCTGCAAGTACATCTACCAGGAAAGTCCAGTAAAAAGAGTGAAAGGTGGACTTCCAGTCACAGGAAGGA TGCTTGGCCACTTGGCAAAGACCTACGTGGAGACCATTGCTAGTGGTGGTGTTCCCTGTCTGGAGAATGCTGTGGTTGCCCTGACCCAGATTGAAAACGAGGCAGCTGTGCAGGAAGGATTGCAGGTGTACAGAAATGGCATGAAGGAGGTCACCTTCCCAGTAGGCATGGAGGAGATATCCAAGCAGCACCGACACTGGGATTCCCAGGCCATCAAAGCATTCTCAAACCGATCCTTTAAAGATGAGAAGGGCGAATACATGAAAAAACTACTG GAAACCATCAATGAAGTTTATGCTGCGCTTCTTGCTGAAAACGAGGAAGCCTCAGAAGAACTTTGCAGACAGCTGCTTTCACAGCTTTCTCAGCCAATGGCCACGAAATTGGAGAATGGATCCTATGCTAAACCGGGTGGGTATGAGCTTTATTGTGTGGACCGCCAAGCTTTACTGGATGAATACAACAGAAAGCCCAACAAAGGAGTCAAG GCAGAAAAAGTCCTGGAGAACTTTCTAAAGGAAAAGAGCACAGAATCTACTTCAGTCATGCAGTCTGATAAACAACTCACTGAGAAGGAGAAGAAAATCAATG AGGAGGAGTTGAGATCTCTCAAATTGGAGCAGGAGAAGAGAAGGGAAACTCAAGAACGTCAGATAGCAGAACAGATGCTTGAGGAGCAAGGTTTACGTCACCAGGAGACCGTACATCATCTGAAG gaaaaaatgAAACGTGAGGCAGCTGAAGCTCAGCAAGAAATGGAGCTCGCTCTGCAGAGTAAGCTTCAGGAGCAGAATGTGCTCATGGCTACGGGCTTCAAAGCGAAGGAAGCAGCCATGGAAGAGGAGATTCAGAGGCTGCAAGTGGGGATCAACGAGGCCAAGCAGAAACGGGAAATGGATATGATGGGAACGGTCAAAGACGTCATGACTGTCATCTCCACTGGCTTAGACACTTACTACGGTTACAAAAAAACCCGTGAGCAGCGCAAACTGCTGGCACAGAAGCATCAAATGAGCAAGGGAGTAAAGACCCCAAGGCAGGACGCAAACCCCACAAAGAACCAGTCGAAGTCGTCTGTCCAAAATAAGTCAGCCCAAGGGGTGTCGACACCAAGCCAGAAAGATGGTACTTCTGTGTGA
- the LOC125749187 gene encoding guanylate-binding protein 1-like isoform X2 produces MFEVEQPLLSLVVDPQPEVPHTLTRTLVTRISCSVPRVSTMESPMCLIENAGTLRVVPEALSYLMGVSQPVVVVAIVGLYRTGKSYLLNKLAGKQKGFALGATIQSKTKGIWMWCVPHPVKKDHTLVLLDTEGLGDVEKGDQKNDAWIFALSILLSSTLVYNSRGTIDNHAVENLQYVTELTERIKVKSPASASSAEDDDDEADAQFVQFFPSFVWAVRDFTLLLEIDGKKVNDAEYLEHALALKKGRDRKTVDYNLPRECIRNYFPTRRCFVFETPAAPDKMAHLESIEESQLSSSFKAVSLMFCKYIYQESPVKRVKGGLPVTGRMLGHLAKTYVETIASGGVPCLENAVVALTQIENEAAVQEGLQVYRNGMKEVTFPVGMEEISKQHRHWDSQAIKAFSNRSFKDEKGEYMKKLLETINEVYAALLAENEEASEELCRQLLSQLSQPMATKLENGSYAKPGGYELYCVDRQALLDEYNRKPNKGVKAEKVLENFLKEKSTESTSVMQSDKQLTEKEKKINEEELRSLKLEQEKRRETQERQIAEQMLEEQGLRHQETVHHLKEKMKREAAEAQQEMELALQSKLQEQNVLMATGFKAKEAAMEEEIQRLQVGINEAKQKREMDMMGTVKDVMTVISTGLDTYYGYKKTREQRKLLAQKHQMSKGVKTPRQDANPTKNQSKSSVQNKSAQGVSTPSQKDGTSV; encoded by the exons GTTCTGTGCCCAGAGTTTCCACAATGGAGTCCCCAATGTGTTTGATCGAAAACGCCGGGACCTTGCGAGTTGTCCCTGAAGCATTGTCTTATCTGATGGGGGTCAGTCAGCCCGTCGTGGTTGTGGCCATAGTGGGCTTGTACCGCACTGGCAAGTCCTACCTGCTGAACAAGCTGGCAGGAAAGCAGAAGG GTTTTGCCCTGGGAGCCACCATACAGTCCAAAACTAAGGGCATCTGGATGTGGTGTGTACCTCACCCCGTTAAAAAGGACCACACTCTGGTGCTCCTGGACACCGAGGGGCTGGGAGATGTGGAGAAG GGAGACCAGAAGAATGATGCCTGGATTTTCGCTCTTTCCATTCTTTTGAGCAGCACTCTGGTCTACAACAGCAGAGGAACCATAGACAACCATGCAGTGGAAAACCTGCA ATATGTCACAGAGCTGACAGAGCGGATCAAGGTTAAATCGCCTGCCAGTGCTTCATCTgctgaggatgatgatgatgaggcaGATGCCCAGTTTGTGCAGTTCTTCCCCAGTTTTGTATGGGCTGTGCGGGATTTCACTTTGTTGCTAGAAATTGATGGGAAGAAAGTAAATGATGCAGAGTATCTGGAACATGCGCTTGCCCTTAAGAAAG GAAGGGACAGGAAGACAGTTGACTATAACCTCCCCCGAGAGTGCATTCGGAATTACTTCCCAACAAGGAGATGCTTTGTGTTTGAAACCCCAGCCGCTCCGGATAAAATGGCCCACCTTGAGTCCATTGAAGAAAGTCAGCTAAGTTCATCATTTAAGGCTGTTTCTCTTATGTTCTGCAAGTACATCTACCAGGAAAGTCCAGTAAAAAGAGTGAAAGGTGGACTTCCAGTCACAGGAAGGA TGCTTGGCCACTTGGCAAAGACCTACGTGGAGACCATTGCTAGTGGTGGTGTTCCCTGTCTGGAGAATGCTGTGGTTGCCCTGACCCAGATTGAAAACGAGGCAGCTGTGCAGGAAGGATTGCAGGTGTACAGAAATGGCATGAAGGAGGTCACCTTCCCAGTAGGCATGGAGGAGATATCCAAGCAGCACCGACACTGGGATTCCCAGGCCATCAAAGCATTCTCAAACCGATCCTTTAAAGATGAGAAGGGCGAATACATGAAAAAACTACTG GAAACCATCAATGAAGTTTATGCTGCGCTTCTTGCTGAAAACGAGGAAGCCTCAGAAGAACTTTGCAGACAGCTGCTTTCACAGCTTTCTCAGCCAATGGCCACGAAATTGGAGAATGGATCCTATGCTAAACCGGGTGGGTATGAGCTTTATTGTGTGGACCGCCAAGCTTTACTGGATGAATACAACAGAAAGCCCAACAAAGGAGTCAAG GCAGAAAAAGTCCTGGAGAACTTTCTAAAGGAAAAGAGCACAGAATCTACTTCAGTCATGCAGTCTGATAAACAACTCACTGAGAAGGAGAAGAAAATCAATG AGGAGGAGTTGAGATCTCTCAAATTGGAGCAGGAGAAGAGAAGGGAAACTCAAGAACGTCAGATAGCAGAACAGATGCTTGAGGAGCAAGGTTTACGTCACCAGGAGACCGTACATCATCTGAAG gaaaaaatgAAACGTGAGGCAGCTGAAGCTCAGCAAGAAATGGAGCTCGCTCTGCAGAGTAAGCTTCAGGAGCAGAATGTGCTCATGGCTACGGGCTTCAAAGCGAAGGAAGCAGCCATGGAAGAGGAGATTCAGAGGCTGCAAGTGGGGATCAACGAGGCCAAGCAGAAACGGGAAATGGATATGATGGGAACGGTCAAAGACGTCATGACTGTCATCTCCACTGGCTTAGACACTTACTACGGTTACAAAAAAACCCGTGAGCAGCGCAAACTGCTGGCACAGAAGCATCAAATGAGCAAGGGAGTAAAGACCCCAAGGCAGGACGCAAACCCCACAAAGAACCAGTCGAAGTCGTCTGTCCAAAATAAGTCAGCCCAAGGGGTGTCGACACCAAGCCAGAAAGATGGTACTTCTGTGTGA
- the LOC125749187 gene encoding guanylate-binding protein 1-like isoform X8, with the protein MESPMCLIENAGTLRVVPEALSYLMGVSQPVVVVAIVGLYRTGKSYLLNKLAGKQKGFALGATIQSKTKGIWMWCVPHPVKKDHTLVLLDTEGLGDVEKGDQKNDAWIFALSILLSSTLVYNSRGTIDNHAVENLQYVTELTERIKVKSPASASSAEDDDDEADAQFVQFFPSFVWAVRDFTLLLEIDGKKVNDAEYLEHALALKKGRDRKTVDYNLPRECIRNYFPTRRCFVFETPAAPDKMAHLESIEESQLSSSFKAVSLMFCKYIYQESPVKRVKGGLPVTGRMLGHLAKTYVETIASGGVPCLENAVVALTQIENEAAVQEGLQVYRNGMKEVTFPVGMEEISKQHRHWDSQAIKAFSNRSFKDEKGEYMKKLLETINEVYAALLAENEEASEELCRQLLSQLSQPMATKLENGSYAKPGGYELYCVDRQALLDEYNRKPNKGVKAEKVLENFLKEKSTESTSVMQSDKQLTEKEKKINEEELRSLKLEQEKRRETQERQIAEQMLEEQGLRHQETVHHLKEKMKREAAEAQQEMELALQSKLQEQNVLMATGFKAKEAAMEEEIQRLQVGINEAKQKREMDMMGTVKDVMTVISTGLDTYYGYKKTREQRKLLAQKHQMSKGVKTPRQDANPTKNQSKSSVQNKSAQGVSTPSQKDGTSV; encoded by the exons ATGGAGTCCCCAATGTGTTTGATCGAAAACGCCGGGACCTTGCGAGTTGTCCCTGAAGCATTGTCTTATCTGATGGGGGTCAGTCAGCCCGTCGTGGTTGTGGCCATAGTGGGCTTGTACCGCACTGGCAAGTCCTACCTGCTGAACAAGCTGGCAGGAAAGCAGAAGG GTTTTGCCCTGGGAGCCACCATACAGTCCAAAACTAAGGGCATCTGGATGTGGTGTGTACCTCACCCCGTTAAAAAGGACCACACTCTGGTGCTCCTGGACACCGAGGGGCTGGGAGATGTGGAGAAG GGAGACCAGAAGAATGATGCCTGGATTTTCGCTCTTTCCATTCTTTTGAGCAGCACTCTGGTCTACAACAGCAGAGGAACCATAGACAACCATGCAGTGGAAAACCTGCA ATATGTCACAGAGCTGACAGAGCGGATCAAGGTTAAATCGCCTGCCAGTGCTTCATCTgctgaggatgatgatgatgaggcaGATGCCCAGTTTGTGCAGTTCTTCCCCAGTTTTGTATGGGCTGTGCGGGATTTCACTTTGTTGCTAGAAATTGATGGGAAGAAAGTAAATGATGCAGAGTATCTGGAACATGCGCTTGCCCTTAAGAAAG GAAGGGACAGGAAGACAGTTGACTATAACCTCCCCCGAGAGTGCATTCGGAATTACTTCCCAACAAGGAGATGCTTTGTGTTTGAAACCCCAGCCGCTCCGGATAAAATGGCCCACCTTGAGTCCATTGAAGAAAGTCAGCTAAGTTCATCATTTAAGGCTGTTTCTCTTATGTTCTGCAAGTACATCTACCAGGAAAGTCCAGTAAAAAGAGTGAAAGGTGGACTTCCAGTCACAGGAAGGA TGCTTGGCCACTTGGCAAAGACCTACGTGGAGACCATTGCTAGTGGTGGTGTTCCCTGTCTGGAGAATGCTGTGGTTGCCCTGACCCAGATTGAAAACGAGGCAGCTGTGCAGGAAGGATTGCAGGTGTACAGAAATGGCATGAAGGAGGTCACCTTCCCAGTAGGCATGGAGGAGATATCCAAGCAGCACCGACACTGGGATTCCCAGGCCATCAAAGCATTCTCAAACCGATCCTTTAAAGATGAGAAGGGCGAATACATGAAAAAACTACTG GAAACCATCAATGAAGTTTATGCTGCGCTTCTTGCTGAAAACGAGGAAGCCTCAGAAGAACTTTGCAGACAGCTGCTTTCACAGCTTTCTCAGCCAATGGCCACGAAATTGGAGAATGGATCCTATGCTAAACCGGGTGGGTATGAGCTTTATTGTGTGGACCGCCAAGCTTTACTGGATGAATACAACAGAAAGCCCAACAAAGGAGTCAAG GCAGAAAAAGTCCTGGAGAACTTTCTAAAGGAAAAGAGCACAGAATCTACTTCAGTCATGCAGTCTGATAAACAACTCACTGAGAAGGAGAAGAAAATCAATG AGGAGGAGTTGAGATCTCTCAAATTGGAGCAGGAGAAGAGAAGGGAAACTCAAGAACGTCAGATAGCAGAACAGATGCTTGAGGAGCAAGGTTTACGTCACCAGGAGACCGTACATCATCTGAAG gaaaaaatgAAACGTGAGGCAGCTGAAGCTCAGCAAGAAATGGAGCTCGCTCTGCAGAGTAAGCTTCAGGAGCAGAATGTGCTCATGGCTACGGGCTTCAAAGCGAAGGAAGCAGCCATGGAAGAGGAGATTCAGAGGCTGCAAGTGGGGATCAACGAGGCCAAGCAGAAACGGGAAATGGATATGATGGGAACGGTCAAAGACGTCATGACTGTCATCTCCACTGGCTTAGACACTTACTACGGTTACAAAAAAACCCGTGAGCAGCGCAAACTGCTGGCACAGAAGCATCAAATGAGCAAGGGAGTAAAGACCCCAAGGCAGGACGCAAACCCCACAAAGAACCAGTCGAAGTCGTCTGTCCAAAATAAGTCAGCCCAAGGGGTGTCGACACCAAGCCAGAAAGATGGTACTTCTGTGTGA
- the LOC125749187 gene encoding guanylate-binding protein 1-like isoform X11, translating into MWRSTAVLLSSHFESEINRQLRQVSEPECGDQKNDAWIFALSILLSSTLVYNSRGTIDNHAVENLQYVTELTERIKVKSPASASSAEDDDDEADAQFVQFFPSFVWAVRDFTLLLEIDGKKVNDAEYLEHALALKKGRDRKTVDYNLPRECIRNYFPTRRCFVFETPAAPDKMAHLESIEESQLSSSFKAVSLMFCKYIYQESPVKRVKGGLPVTGRMLGHLAKTYVETIASGGVPCLENAVVALTQIENEAAVQEGLQVYRNGMKEVTFPVGMEEISKQHRHWDSQAIKAFSNRSFKDEKGEYMKKLLETINEVYAALLAENEEASEELCRQLLSQLSQPMATKLENGSYAKPGGYELYCVDRQALLDEYNRKPNKGVKAEKVLENFLKEKSTESTSVMQSDKQLTEKEKKINEEELRSLKLEQEKRRETQERQIAEQMLEEQGLRHQETVHHLKEKMKREAAEAQQEMELALQSKLQEQNVLMATGFKAKEAAMEEEIQRLQVGINEAKQKREMDMMGTVKDVMTVISTGLDTYYGYKKTREQRKLLAQKHQMSKGVKTPRQDANPTKNQSKSSVQNKSAQGVSTPSQKDGTSV; encoded by the exons ATGTGGAGAAG TACTGCTGTTCTGCTTTCTTCTCATTTTGAAAGTGAAATCAACAGACAGCTCAGACAAGTCTCAGAACCTGAGTGT GGAGACCAGAAGAATGATGCCTGGATTTTCGCTCTTTCCATTCTTTTGAGCAGCACTCTGGTCTACAACAGCAGAGGAACCATAGACAACCATGCAGTGGAAAACCTGCA ATATGTCACAGAGCTGACAGAGCGGATCAAGGTTAAATCGCCTGCCAGTGCTTCATCTgctgaggatgatgatgatgaggcaGATGCCCAGTTTGTGCAGTTCTTCCCCAGTTTTGTATGGGCTGTGCGGGATTTCACTTTGTTGCTAGAAATTGATGGGAAGAAAGTAAATGATGCAGAGTATCTGGAACATGCGCTTGCCCTTAAGAAAG GAAGGGACAGGAAGACAGTTGACTATAACCTCCCCCGAGAGTGCATTCGGAATTACTTCCCAACAAGGAGATGCTTTGTGTTTGAAACCCCAGCCGCTCCGGATAAAATGGCCCACCTTGAGTCCATTGAAGAAAGTCAGCTAAGTTCATCATTTAAGGCTGTTTCTCTTATGTTCTGCAAGTACATCTACCAGGAAAGTCCAGTAAAAAGAGTGAAAGGTGGACTTCCAGTCACAGGAAGGA TGCTTGGCCACTTGGCAAAGACCTACGTGGAGACCATTGCTAGTGGTGGTGTTCCCTGTCTGGAGAATGCTGTGGTTGCCCTGACCCAGATTGAAAACGAGGCAGCTGTGCAGGAAGGATTGCAGGTGTACAGAAATGGCATGAAGGAGGTCACCTTCCCAGTAGGCATGGAGGAGATATCCAAGCAGCACCGACACTGGGATTCCCAGGCCATCAAAGCATTCTCAAACCGATCCTTTAAAGATGAGAAGGGCGAATACATGAAAAAACTACTG GAAACCATCAATGAAGTTTATGCTGCGCTTCTTGCTGAAAACGAGGAAGCCTCAGAAGAACTTTGCAGACAGCTGCTTTCACAGCTTTCTCAGCCAATGGCCACGAAATTGGAGAATGGATCCTATGCTAAACCGGGTGGGTATGAGCTTTATTGTGTGGACCGCCAAGCTTTACTGGATGAATACAACAGAAAGCCCAACAAAGGAGTCAAG GCAGAAAAAGTCCTGGAGAACTTTCTAAAGGAAAAGAGCACAGAATCTACTTCAGTCATGCAGTCTGATAAACAACTCACTGAGAAGGAGAAGAAAATCAATG AGGAGGAGTTGAGATCTCTCAAATTGGAGCAGGAGAAGAGAAGGGAAACTCAAGAACGTCAGATAGCAGAACAGATGCTTGAGGAGCAAGGTTTACGTCACCAGGAGACCGTACATCATCTGAAG gaaaaaatgAAACGTGAGGCAGCTGAAGCTCAGCAAGAAATGGAGCTCGCTCTGCAGAGTAAGCTTCAGGAGCAGAATGTGCTCATGGCTACGGGCTTCAAAGCGAAGGAAGCAGCCATGGAAGAGGAGATTCAGAGGCTGCAAGTGGGGATCAACGAGGCCAAGCAGAAACGGGAAATGGATATGATGGGAACGGTCAAAGACGTCATGACTGTCATCTCCACTGGCTTAGACACTTACTACGGTTACAAAAAAACCCGTGAGCAGCGCAAACTGCTGGCACAGAAGCATCAAATGAGCAAGGGAGTAAAGACCCCAAGGCAGGACGCAAACCCCACAAAGAACCAGTCGAAGTCGTCTGTCCAAAATAAGTCAGCCCAAGGGGTGTCGACACCAAGCCAGAAAGATGGTACTTCTGTGTGA